Sequence from the Longimicrobium sp. genome:
ATCTCCAGGTCGCTGGGCACCTTGGGCTCCGGCCGCGGGTTCCGGTGGAGCGGGGTGACCCCCGGCTCGTCCAGCGGCTGGGGGCGCGGCTCGGGGCGGTGCTCCAGCCGCGGCTCCACGCGCGCGTCGGCGCGGGGCTCCGGGCGCGGCTCGGGGCGGCCGAACGCCGGGCGCGTGTCGCTGGCGTGCCGAACCTCGCCGCCACGCGGGGGATACGCCGTGCGCGTTCCCGCGATGTCGGCGGCGGGGGGCCGGCCGGCGCCGTGCGAGCGGAAGTCCGGGCGGATGACGTTGTCGGGCATCCCCGCCAGCATGTCGCGGTCGAAGCCGGTGGCGATCACCGTCACCCGCACCTCTTCCTTCATCGAGGGGTCGTGCACCGCGCCGAAGATGATCTCGGCGTCGTCGCCCGCGGCTTCCTGGATGATGGACGAGATGGTGGTCACCTCGTCGATCGCCAGGTCCATTCCGCCGGTGATGTTGATCAGCACGCCCGCCGCGCCGGAGATCGAGATGTTGTCGAGCAGGGGCGAGCTGATGGCCTCCTGCGCGGCCTCCATCGATCGGTTCTCGCCCCGCCCGAAGCCGGTGCCCATCAGCGCCGCGCCGCGGTTGCTCATCACCGTCCGCACGTCGGCGAAGTCCACGTTCACCTCGCCGGTCACGCGGATCAGGTCCGAGATGCCCTGCGTGGCGTGCAGCAGCACCTCGTCGGCCTTCTTCAGCGCGTCCTTGAAGCTGGTCCCCTTGCCCACGACGGCCAGCAGGCGCTCGTTGGGGACCACGATCATGGTGTCCGCCGCGCGCTTCAGCTCGGCCAGGCCGGCCTCGGCCTGCTTCATCCGCTTCTTGCCCTCGAACAGGAAGGGCTTGGTGACGATGGCGATGGTCAGCGCGCCCATCTCCCGCGCCATCTCGGCGATCAGCGGGGCGGCGCCGGTGCCGGTGCCGCCGCCCATGCCGGCGGTGATGAACACCAGGTCGGCCCCGTCGAGCGCGCGCCGCAT
This genomic interval carries:
- the ftsZ gene encoding cell division protein FtsZ, coding for MVFEYDETMTQNARMKVVGVGGGGGNAVNRMIEEDLEGVEFISVNTDAQVLKLSKADVKIQIGHKLTRGLGAGARPEIGAQALEENRDEMRRALDGADLVFITAGMGGGTGTGAAPLIAEMAREMGALTIAIVTKPFLFEGKKRMKQAEAGLAELKRAADTMIVVPNERLLAVVGKGTSFKDALKKADEVLLHATQGISDLIRVTGEVNVDFADVRTVMSNRGAALMGTGFGRGENRSMEAAQEAISSPLLDNISISGAAGVLINITGGMDLAIDEVTTISSIIQEAAGDDAEIIFGAVHDPSMKEEVRVTVIATGFDRDMLAGMPDNVIRPDFRSHGAGRPPAADIAGTRTAYPPRGGEVRHASDTRPAFGRPEPRPEPRADARVEPRLEHRPEPRPQPLDEPGVTPLHRNPRPEPKVPSDLEIPTFIRRQMD